From Desulfomonilaceae bacterium, a single genomic window includes:
- a CDS encoding DUF6178 family protein, with protein MRLENYLTPVSEQGHRVLDLMKADRKHASELLETLPRVEQVNLVSNETLHDPKNAQEIIFLLGDEEGKKLVDELGDRTLFRLMKSQCSTHIGVLSLVQPERVQSILDLDSELFSTKGVTDPQTAYHWLISFLEEDEETFSKVLRSLDIKLVASAFQDKIIRPGAQLSPTLVEESEETFSADFLIKLDRGELKPDDIDVTDEETLDILKKIHLLDEDYFVEMVSLMVREEDLKTRTAEDALSRVNDQVGDMKEVVEEAQDMFVPLES; from the coding sequence GCAGACCGAAAACACGCGTCTGAACTGCTCGAAACCCTCCCCCGCGTGGAACAGGTAAACCTGGTTTCAAACGAGACTTTGCATGACCCAAAAAACGCCCAGGAGATAATTTTTCTATTAGGAGATGAAGAAGGCAAGAAGCTGGTTGATGAACTGGGAGACCGTACTCTTTTTAGATTGATGAAATCCCAGTGTTCCACTCATATTGGAGTTTTATCTCTCGTACAACCGGAGAGAGTCCAGTCTATTCTCGATCTTGATTCTGAGCTGTTTTCCACCAAGGGAGTTACTGATCCTCAAACCGCTTATCACTGGTTGATAAGTTTTCTTGAAGAAGACGAGGAAACATTCTCCAAGGTTTTGAGAAGTTTGGATATAAAATTGGTGGCCTCTGCTTTCCAGGACAAGATTATACGACCGGGCGCGCAATTGTCACCCACTCTGGTTGAAGAGTCGGAAGAAACATTTTCGGCTGATTTCCTTATCAAATTGGATCGAGGAGAACTAAAACCCGATGATATCGATGTGACTGATGAAGAAACTCTCGATATTCTCAAGAAGATTCATCTCCTTGATGAGGATTATTTCGTCGAAATGGTATCTCTGATGGTACGAGAAGAAGACCTTAAAACACGAACGGCCGAGGACGCTCTTTCGAGAGTCAACGACCAGGTGGGCGATATGAAAGAAGTCGTTGAGGAGGCTCAGGATATGTTCGTGCCACTTGAAAGTTAA